The Amycolatopsis solani genome has a window encoding:
- a CDS encoding bifunctional 3-phenylpropionate/cinnamic acid dioxygenase ferredoxin subunit, whose product MPWIRACSAGELDDGDAVQLPTTPPIAVFHVDGAFYALDDTCTHGQSSLSDGYVDGTQVECAWHFAKFDLKSGAALTPPANVPLCTYQVRVESDEVLVELPDRG is encoded by the coding sequence ATGCCCTGGATACGCGCTTGTTCCGCCGGCGAGCTGGACGACGGCGACGCCGTTCAACTCCCCACCACCCCTCCGATCGCGGTCTTCCACGTCGACGGCGCGTTCTACGCGCTGGACGACACCTGCACGCACGGGCAGTCCTCGCTGTCCGACGGCTACGTGGACGGCACGCAGGTCGAATGCGCCTGGCACTTCGCGAAGTTCGACCTGAAGAGCGGAGCCGCGCTGACGCCGCCGGCGAACGTGCCGCTGTGCACGTACCAGGTGCGGGTCGAGAGCGACGAGGTCCTGGTCGAGCTCCCGGACCGCGGGTGA
- a CDS encoding aromatic ring-hydroxylating oxygenase subunit alpha produces the protein MAETKVADQLDSLVSLERGEIDRRIFSDPEIFDLEMKHIFGRAWLFLCHESQIPRRGDFFEAPMGTDNVLVVRQKDGGIKAFLNTCSHRGNAVCRAEEGNVRNFMCTYHGWTFGLDGELVGVPGSSLFYKDKLDRSKHPLRKVAQLESYRGFVFATFDETAPPLPEYLGATGRLGLDLLAERGDMEVIPGIQKFTVKTNWKFTVDNVFDYYHPQITHMSAFALGLIPAPPDNYMEGGAKSETGANLEVPFLPTDLHNVVMVGEYGHAISGPDQDALEVSTGVEPFAWRHNDETQARLGRHGSRVAGHPHIFPTTWVTAGGQLSLRVPREPGVTEIWWFSFRDKNASPEENAALLSSHIHFFGPAGLLEQEDGENWAQSTLQTKGLHSREVPQLLKMGLGTSEVVKDDGLAIIDAPINEHAQLWTYHSWREWLRNPTWEELRERTVPHDRF, from the coding sequence AATCGACCGCCGCATCTTCAGCGACCCGGAGATCTTCGACCTGGAGATGAAGCACATCTTCGGCCGGGCCTGGCTGTTCCTGTGCCACGAGAGCCAGATCCCCCGGCGGGGCGACTTCTTCGAAGCGCCCATGGGGACCGACAACGTCCTCGTCGTCCGGCAGAAGGACGGCGGCATCAAGGCGTTCCTCAACACCTGCTCCCACCGGGGCAACGCCGTCTGCCGCGCGGAAGAGGGCAACGTCCGCAACTTCATGTGCACCTACCACGGCTGGACTTTCGGCCTCGACGGCGAACTCGTGGGTGTCCCTGGCTCTTCCCTGTTCTATAAGGACAAGCTGGACCGCTCGAAACACCCGCTGCGGAAGGTGGCCCAGCTGGAGAGCTACCGGGGATTCGTCTTCGCGACGTTCGACGAGACGGCCCCGCCGCTGCCGGAGTATCTGGGCGCCACGGGCCGGCTCGGCCTCGACCTGCTCGCCGAGCGCGGCGACATGGAGGTCATCCCGGGCATCCAGAAGTTCACGGTCAAGACGAACTGGAAGTTCACGGTCGACAACGTCTTCGACTACTACCACCCGCAGATCACCCACATGTCCGCCTTCGCGCTGGGCCTCATCCCCGCCCCGCCCGACAACTACATGGAGGGCGGCGCGAAGAGCGAGACCGGCGCGAACCTGGAGGTTCCCTTCCTGCCCACGGACCTGCACAACGTGGTGATGGTGGGCGAGTACGGCCACGCGATCTCCGGCCCGGACCAGGACGCACTCGAAGTCAGCACCGGCGTGGAGCCCTTCGCCTGGCGTCACAACGACGAAACGCAGGCGAGGCTGGGCCGGCACGGCAGCCGGGTGGCCGGGCACCCGCACATCTTCCCGACGACCTGGGTGACCGCCGGCGGGCAGCTGAGCCTGCGCGTCCCGCGCGAACCGGGCGTCACCGAGATCTGGTGGTTTTCCTTCCGCGACAAGAACGCCTCCCCCGAGGAGAACGCCGCGCTGCTCAGCTCCCACATCCACTTCTTCGGCCCGGCCGGGTTGCTGGAACAGGAGGACGGCGAGAACTGGGCGCAGTCGACCCTGCAGACCAAGGGGCTGCACAGCCGCGAGGTCCCGCAGCTGCTGAAGATGGGGCTCGGCACCTCCGAGGTCGTCAAGGACGACGGGCTGGCGATCATCGACGCGCCGATCAACGAACACGCCCAGCTGTGGACCTACCACTCGTGGCGTGAATGGCTGCGCAACCCGACGTGGGAGGAACTGCGCGAGCGGACCGTCCCGCACGACCGTTTCTGA
- a CDS encoding aromatic-ring-hydroxylating dioxygenase subunit beta, protein MTTETAEQARLTAVLLQHEVEQFYYHESALLDAHRYEDWVFLFTEDTHYFMPLRRTVTRRQLHLEFTKPGEMAFFDEDKNYLEIRARKFATGTSWAEDPPSRTRHLITNVRIGEKSGDELQVHSNFLLYRTRLKNDLDQWVGRREDTLRRTEAGLAIAKRHIFLDQTVLQSANLSSFF, encoded by the coding sequence ATGACCACCGAAACCGCGGAGCAGGCGCGACTGACTGCCGTGCTTCTGCAGCACGAAGTCGAGCAGTTCTACTACCACGAGTCGGCACTGCTCGACGCGCACCGGTACGAGGACTGGGTTTTCCTGTTCACCGAGGACACCCACTACTTCATGCCGCTGCGGCGCACCGTCACCCGGCGGCAGCTGCACCTCGAGTTCACCAAACCCGGAGAAATGGCGTTCTTCGACGAGGACAAGAACTACCTCGAGATCAGGGCCCGGAAGTTCGCCACCGGCACGTCGTGGGCGGAAGACCCGCCTTCGCGGACCCGGCACCTGATCACGAACGTGCGCATCGGGGAGAAGTCCGGCGACGAGCTGCAGGTGCACAGCAATTTCCTGCTCTACCGGACCCGCCTGAAGAACGACCTCGACCAGTGGGTCGGGCGGCGTGAGGACACCCTGAGGCGCACCGAGGCGGGCCTGGCCATCGCCAAGCGCCACATCTTCCTCGACCAGACGGTCCTCCAGTCGGCGAACCTCAGCAGCTTCTTCTGA